The window GGACCGCATCGTCGGCCTCGACGCGCTCCGGGGGTTCGCGCTGCTTGGCATCCTCCTGATCAACGTCTGGGTCTTCTCGATGCCCGAGACGACGCTGTCGAACCCGACGATCTACGGCGACTTCACCGGCGGCAACTACTGGGCCTGGTTCGTCGGGCACGTCTTCGCCCAACAGAAGTTCATCACGATATTCACGATCCTGTTCGGCGGCGGGGTCGTCCTCTTTACCCGCAACGTCGAGCGCCGCGACGGGCCGGTGTTCGAACTGTACGTCAGACGCTCCGGGTGGCTCGTCGCCTTCGGGCTCGCACACGCCTACCTGCTGTGGTACGGCGACATCCTCGTCGCCTACGGCGTCTGCGCGTTCGTCGTGGTCCTGTTTCGCGATCACGACCCGCGGACGCTCGCGATCGCCGGCGTCGCGTTGCTCTCGGTCCCGTCGCTCATCGAGGTGATCGCGGCAGTCACTGCGGAGCCGGCGACAGTCGCGAGTTCGTGGCAACCGGCGGAATCCGCCCTGCGTGCCGAGGTCGAGACCTACCGGAGCGGGTGGCTGACTCAGATGGAACACCGCGTGCCGGCCGCGTTGCGACGGCAGACGACCGGGCTCCTCGGCTACACCGGCTGGCGGGTGAGCGGGTCGATGCTGCTCGGAATGGCGCTTTTCAAGTGGGGCGTGCTGACGAACGAACGCTCCGCGCAGTTCTACCGTCGGCTGGTCGCGATCGGCGGCGCGATCGGGCTCGCCGCCGTCCTCGCCGGGGTCCGGTACATCCAGGCCAACGACTGGAGCGTCGAGGCGGCGCTGTTCTGGCGGCAGTTCAACTACTGGGGGAGCGTCCCGCTCGCGCTCGCGTACGTCGGGATCGTCATGCTGTACTGCAAGCGACGGCCCGACGGCGTCGTCACGCGATCGCTCGCGGCGGTCGGCCGGACGGCCTTCAGCAACTACATCCTGCAGACGGTACTCGCCACGTCGATTTTCTACGGCCACGGGCTCGGGCTGTTCGGCCGGATGAGCCGGCTCGAGCTGTACGGAATCGTCGTCGTCATCTGGGCAGTGCAAGTACCGCTGTCGGTACTCTGGCTCCGGTACTTCCGGTACGGCCCGCTGGAGTGGATCTGGCGAGTGCTTACGTACGAGTCGATGCAGCCGCTGCGGGCGGCCGGTGCCGACGAGGCCGACGAGTGACGCTGCGGCCCGGATCCGTGGCAACGTATCGCAATCCGGGGCGGAATCGACGAACGAACGAGAGTCGGCCGACGAAAACAACCGGGTAAGCAGCAGCTACCCCGGGGTAACCGGTCGATTACAAATACGGAATCCGGCATCGGATCGACGTGCGGAAGGGTCGCTCAGCGGTAGAGCACCGCGGTGCCCCTTGGCCCGCGGCGGCGTTAAGCCTCGTGGCGTTCAAATCCCACCCCTTCCGCTTGCGGTGCGGTTGCAGTGCGGTTGCAGTGCGGTTGCGGTGCGGTTGCGGTGCGACCGCTGTGCGGTCTCGGTGTGTCGCAGTGCGGTTCGCTTCCAGCACGGTCACAGCACGACCGACCGTCGGTGTGGTTGCCATACGGCTTCGATCGCATCCCCGCGCGGCCGTCACACCGTGCGGGACTCCGGTCCCCGTCGACAGGGACGATCGACCGACTCTAGGAAGCCGTGTCAGGGCGGCTCCGGCCCCTCTTCCGCGTCGGCGATCGTCTCCACGCTCACGCGCACTACCGCCATTTTTTACGGTCCCACGTGGCGAGACGTCGTCTCGTCGACCTCCTCGAGTCGATCGACGTCCGCCGCGGACGGGTAGTCCGGCAGGGCCTCGATACAGGGGTAACAGAGCAGGTGCTCGGACCCGTCCTCGAACTCCAGGGTCATCGCGGTGCCCTTGCCGGTATCCTCGCCGAACGTCCAGATGTTGGCGATACCGCCGGCCACGGTCACCGTTCGGCCACAGCCGTCACAGGAGTCCTTTGCCATACTCGAGGGTGGGAGCCGAACGGTGAAAGTGGTTCGCCTGGGTGGGGGGTCGACAGCCGACAGTCGATAGTCGACAGTACCGTTTTGCTCGCCGAGCGGGTACCGACGGGTATGGAGTTGAACTGCGAGGGCTGTGCGGCCTGTTGTATGGACTGGCGGCCGCTGCTCGAGGAGTTCGACGAGGGCGACGGGGTCGACCGCGAGCGACGCGACCGATCCGGACGCCGCCCGTTTCGCGACAGCGACGGCGACGGCGGGGACGGACGGGACCCTCTCGACGACGACCCCAACTTCGTCCCGCTCACCCGCGACGAAGTCCGGGGCTTCCTCGATGACGGGATGGCCGGTGCCCTGACGCCGCGGTTCTGGCACACCCGGGATGGCGACGAGGGCGTGGAGATCGACGGCCACACCCTCGCCGCGGTCGCGGGCCGGCCGGCCTTCTTCGTCGGCCTGCGGAAGCCGCCCAAGCCCGTTGCGCCTTTCGGCCGGGAGCCGACCTGGCTGCCGGCCTGCGTCTTCCTCGATCCGGAGACCCTACAGTGTCGGATCCACGGCGACGACCGCTACCCCGCGGAGTGTCGTGCCTACCCAGCGCACAACCTCGCGCTCGAGCACGAAACCGAGTGCGAACGGGTCGAGGCGACCGTCGACCGCGGCACGGAGCGGCTGGTCTCGGACGAGGTCGACGTCGACGCGGATTCGGACGGCCTCCTCCTCGGGACCCAGGCCATCGGTGAGAAACTGTTCTGTCACCCCGGACCCGACGCGCTCGAGGGGACGATCCGCCGGATCGCCGCGGGCGAACCGACCGCCGCCGATCGGGCGGAGTGTCTCGCGGTCGCGGCCGCCTCGAGTCCGGGCACGCTCGCCACATCGGATTACCACTACGAGGAGGCGAAAGAACGGGTGCTCGAGTCGGTGCCCGACGCCGACGAAGGGGACGGGAATGCGTCGTGGGTCGGCCACGCGATCCGGGAGTGGCACCGGCGGGCGGACGACGTCGGGGAACGGGAAACCGAGGAGGGGCCGGCGGATCTCGCCGCCGCGGTCGAACTGAGCCGTGGCGCCCCGGAGACGCCGGGCTGGGACGCACTCGAGTGAGGACGAAAACGTTCAGGGGCCAACGACTGTTAAGGTCGTCCCACCCGAAGAACGGGCATGCACGTTCTCGTCACGGGCGCGACCGGGTTCGTCGGGGGGCGACTCGTGGACGCCTTACGGGCGACGACCGACCACGACGTAACCGTCCTCGTCAGGGACGCCGACGCGTACGATCCGCCCGACGGCGTCGCCGTCGTCGAGGGCGACGTCCTCGAGCCAGGGAGCTTCGAGGCCGCGCTTGCGGACGTCGACGCCGCCTACTACCTGATCCACGCGATGGGGGCGGCCGGGAACTTCGTCGAACGGGACCGCCGCGCCGCGCGGAACTTCGAACGGGCCGCCACCGACGCCGGCGTCGAGCGGGTGATCTACCTCAGCGGCCTCGGCAGCGATTCGGATGCACTCTCGAGTCACCTCGCGTCCCGCCGAGAGGTCGAGACGCTGCTCGCCGCCGGATCGCCCGACGTGACCGTCCTTCGGGCGGCGATCATCGTCGGCGACGGCAGCGCGAGCTTTCGACTCGTCCGCCAGCTCGCGACGCGGCTCCCCGTGATGATCACGCCCCAGTGGGTCCAGACCGACTGCCAGCCCATCGCGATCGACGACGTCGTCGCGTACTGTCTCGCCGTCCTCGAGCGCCCGGAGACGGCCGGCGAGACCTACGAGATCGGTGGCCCCGACGTGGTGACCTACCGGGAGCTGCTGACGACGACCGCCGAACTCGCGACCGGCCGGCCGCCGCGTATCGTCGCCGTTCCGATCCTGAGTCCGCGACTCTCGGCGTACTGGGTCGGGCTGGTCACCGACGTCCCGTCGGCGGTCGCCCGCCCGCTCATCGAGGGCGTCCGGAATCGCGTCGTCGTCACCGACGACCGCCTCCAGGAACTCGTCGGCCTCGAGCGAACGCCCCTCGAGGAGGCCGTCGCACGGGCGCTCGAGCGTGACACGGTGGATCCGGGGCCGCAGCCGGACCGGAGCGCCGCTCGAGGGGAGACTGCGGCGTCCGGGACGTCGCCCGAACGGGGCGATCGATGACCGACGCCACGGAGCCGCACGACCTCGACTACGGGGAGACGTGGGTCTACGAGAGCCTGCTCGGAACGGTCCCGGGACTGAACGTCTCGGGGCGGACGGCGATCGCCCTCCAGTTCGTCGGCTTCGAAGTCGCGATCCTCCTCGTCGCCGCGGTCTACGACCTCCGGGCTGCGATCGTGCCCGGCACGGTCGCCGTCCTCGTCGCGACGATCGGGAGCTGGCTCATGCTGCGGTTCAGCCACGTGGTCCGCGATCTCCCGACGCCGCAGGAGTACCGGCGGCTCCTGTTCGGCTCGAGCATCGACGTCGTCCTCGGTGTCCTGGCGTTCGTCGCGCTCGTGACCTACCTGTTCGTGATCGATCCGCGCGGCGCCGGGTTGGAGGGAACCCTGCTCGTCGACCTGTTCGGGATCGACCCGCCGCCGATCGCGGTCGCACTCGCGTTGCTGGTGCTGTGGGACGTCGTCTATCGGATCGGGACGTGCTGGTGGGCGAGCGTCGTCGGACTGTGGCGATCGCTCGTCTACGAGTTCGAGCCGAACGTGAGTCGTCGCTACCGGCGCGTCGACGCGATAAACGTCGTGTTCGCCGCGGTGCAGTTACTGCTGGTCCCGTTCGTCGTAGAACAGCCGGTGCTCCTCGTCGTTCTCGTCGGTCACGTCGTCGCGGTCGCGGTCGTTACGCTACTGGCGATCGGATTCCAGCGGTGACACAGAAGAGGCGTGTCACCGCGTTACTTCGACTTGATCTCCTCGAACTGGTCTAGAAGCTCCTCCGCAGACGAGCCCGCGTCGTACTCGACCTCGCCGTGATAGATCGTGCGCTCGTCGTCGAAGTCGGCGTCGACCCGCGAAGACTGCTGCTCGCGTCGCTCGTGTTCGTCCTCGTCATAGGCACCCATTGACATGGTAGGTATACACACATTGGTGGCTCGAATACATCAATGTAACGGTGGTTCGAGACATCCATCACCATGTGTCCCGGCTCTCGTAACACGTAAGCGCGCTCGAGCCGAAATAAGGGTGTGGCACAGCCGCTTCGCTTTCGTTACTCGCCCCAGTCGTGGAGCGAGCAACGAGTCCGACAGGATATTCTGCAGCCGCTCCGGTCGAACATCGGTGCCCAGGCCGTCTCCCCGCGGTTCGAGATCGGGGCCGACTGGACGACCCACCGTTTCGAGATGCAAAACGGCGACCTCGCCCTGTTCGCACACAACGAGTCCGAAGCCTACTGGATGGGCAACACGGAGACGCCGTCGTCGCTGTGGCGGACCGACAAGTTCGGCTGGGACGAGGTGCCCTATCACGTCGCCCGCTGGGCCCAGCGGGAACTGCTCGCGACGCTCCACGAAGAGGATCCGTGGCTCACCGACTACCCCTACATCTCCTGGTTTTTCCTCCCCGTATTCATGTCCAAAGACGGCCGGGAGTCGACCCGCGCGTTCTTCCGGGAACACGCCGCCGGCTTCCCCGACGCCGGCCGGCGCGAAGCCACCCGCTTCTTCGAGGAGTTCCTGAAGACCGGCGTGTTCGACGAGTATCGACACGTGATGGCGGGCAAACTCGGCACCAGCAACCACGTCGACCGCGTCCGCATGAGCGCGACGATGGGCGAGTTCATCGCCGCCAAGATCCTCACCGACGCCGGCTACGACATCGTCCCCGAGATCGAGGTAACGACCGGCCACTCGCTCGACTTCCGGGCCGACGACGCCGAGACGAACGCCCTGGTCGAGGTGACTCGCCCGCAACCGCCGACGAACCGCAGCGCCGCCGGCCCGGTCGCCGCCGTCCGCGACACCGCCGAGACGAAGACCAACGGACAACTCGCCAAACACGGCGGTGGCGCGGTCCTGTTCGTCGACTGCTCGAGTTTTCGCGACGATAGCTGGGCCGCCGTCCGCGACGAACGGCCGGACGTCCGCCACCGGCCCGCCGTCGTCTACCGCGCCCGGCCCGACGGCCACGTCGAGGGGTACCGCAAGGGGTCGGTACCGCTCGATCTCGAGACGAACGACGCGGTCGAGTTCGTCGATTGAGCGGCCGTCGACGGTCGCTCGCCGAAAAATAAATTACGTGATTCGTTCAGGTACAGAACGTGTTACGAACAGCGATCGGGACCGAGGTGGGGACAGTGACGGGCGCGAGCCCGGCCCTCGAGGGCCCGAGCGCCGGGACGGGCGCATCCGCGCGCCAGCGCCAGCGCCGGTCTGCGAGGAACTAACGATGGAGATCGACGTCCAATCGTTGAAAACCTACAACGAACTGGCCCGGGACGGCGGCGAGTCGGCAGCGGAGGCGCTGGCTGAACTGACCGGGATCGAGACACGCGTCGAAGTGACCGACGTCTCGTTGCTGTCGAGCGCCGACCTCGAGTACGAGTTCGACGGCCGGGAATTCGCCGGAATCGACGTCTCGCTCGGTGAGCCGCTGTCGGGGACGACCGTGCTCGCGTTCGACGCCGAGGGGCGCGAGACCATCGCGCGCGAACTGGTTCCGAACGCCGGCCGCGACGGTCCCGCCGATCCGGAACTGACCGAGAGCGCGATCGTCGAGGCCGGGAACATCATGGTCAACGGGTTCGTCGGTGGGTGGGCCGACCACCTCGAGACGAAAGTCGAGGTCTCGCCGCCGGAGTACGTCGAGGGGACGGGTATCGCGGTGTTCCCGGAGGACCTGACCGACGACGAATACGTCGTCGTCTTCCGGACCCGGGTCGACGCCGTCGGCGAGGACGTCTCCTTTCGAATGCTGCTGTTCCCGGAACTCGAGTCGCTCGAGCGGCTGCTGGACACCCGGGTCGACGACTCGAGCGCCGTCCCGACCGGTCGCGGGCGGATCCCCTTCGAGAAACTCGAAGTGTTCTCGGAGATGACCGAGCACGGGTCGACGAAGGCTGCGGACAACGTCAGCGATATGACACAGCTTTCGACGGCCGTCGAGGTCAATCGGCTCCGGTTCGTCCCGCTTTCCGACGTCCCGGCCCACGTCAGCGATCGGCGGCGTGTCGGCACCGTCGTCCAGTTCGACGGGGCCCCCAGCGGCCACCTGGCGATCCTGTTCGACCCGGGTGCGGCCCGGACCGCCGTCGGCGCGTTGCCGTTCGTCGATCTGGAAAGCGACCGGGCGGATGGCGCGGAAATCGAGTGGGCCGGCCGAAGACGCGAGGCCCTCGAGGAGCTCGGGAACGTAATCGCCAGCGGCTTCATCGACGGCTGGGCGAACGTCCTCGAGACGTCGATCGAACACTCGCCGCCGGCGTTCGTCGACGACATGGGGTCGTCGATCGTGAGCCCGATCATCGCGGACGTCGGTCGCGAGGAGAACTACGCGTTCCTGCTCGATTCCGCGATCCGGATCGGCGACAGCGATGCCCTGCAGTGCCAGTTGTTCGCCGTTCCCCGACCCGCGGAACTCGAGTCCGCGCTGGACGAGCTGCTCGTCGAACGCGCCGACGAGACCGACGCCGACCCCGACGACCTCTTCTAGAGCCGCCGCGTCTTTCCGGCAGCCGTCTTGACGATCATCCCGCCGGAGGCCGGCTCGAACGTGACCTGTCGCCCTTCACTGCCGCCGACGTCGGATCCCCGGATCGGGATGTTCCGAGACTCGAGACCGTCGCGTGCGGCCGCGACGTTCTGCTCGCCGACCGGCGTGTCGAAACTGTCGAACTCGAACATCCGGGCACCGCCCGCGAGTTTCGCCCACGCCCGCCGCGTCCGGCCGCCGTTGGACTCGAACGTCGAGACCAGTACCTCGAGCCCGGTGTCGGCGAACTTCTCGTCGGGATCCTCCGGCGACGGGGACTCGCGTCCGGGGAGCATGAAATGGAGCATCGCGCTGACCCCGGCGGTGTCGTCGTGGAGGACGACCACGCCGCAGGAGCCGACCCCATTCGTCACTAACGGACGGCCGTCAGTCGAGAGTCCGTGTTCGGAAATTCCGACGCGTATTGGGGCTGTTTCGGCCATTCGATACCCGTTTTTTCCGTTCCGTT of the Halobiforma lacisalsi AJ5 genome contains:
- a CDS encoding chemotaxis protein CheD; this encodes MTNGVGSCGVVVLHDDTAGVSAMLHFMLPGRESPSPEDPDEKFADTGLEVLVSTFESNGGRTRRAWAKLAGGARMFEFDSFDTPVGEQNVAAARDGLESRNIPIRGSDVGGSEGRQVTFEPASGGMIVKTAAGKTRRL
- a CDS encoding DUF5784 family protein, which gives rise to MAQPLRFRYSPQSWSEQRVRQDILQPLRSNIGAQAVSPRFEIGADWTTHRFEMQNGDLALFAHNESEAYWMGNTETPSSLWRTDKFGWDEVPYHVARWAQRELLATLHEEDPWLTDYPYISWFFLPVFMSKDGRESTRAFFREHAAGFPDAGRREATRFFEEFLKTGVFDEYRHVMAGKLGTSNHVDRVRMSATMGEFIAAKILTDAGYDIVPEIEVTTGHSLDFRADDAETNALVEVTRPQPPTNRSAAGPVAAVRDTAETKTNGQLAKHGGGAVLFVDCSSFRDDSWAAVRDERPDVRHRPAVVYRARPDGHVEGYRKGSVPLDLETNDAVEFVD
- a CDS encoding DUF5786 family protein, with protein sequence MSMGAYDEDEHERREQQSSRVDADFDDERTIYHGEVEYDAGSSAEELLDQFEEIKSK
- a CDS encoding NAD(P)H-binding protein; translation: MHVLVTGATGFVGGRLVDALRATTDHDVTVLVRDADAYDPPDGVAVVEGDVLEPGSFEAALADVDAAYYLIHAMGAAGNFVERDRRAARNFERAATDAGVERVIYLSGLGSDSDALSSHLASRREVETLLAAGSPDVTVLRAAIIVGDGSASFRLVRQLATRLPVMITPQWVQTDCQPIAIDDVVAYCLAVLERPETAGETYEIGGPDVVTYRELLTTTAELATGRPPRIVAVPILSPRLSAYWVGLVTDVPSAVARPLIEGVRNRVVVTDDRLQELVGLERTPLEEAVARALERDTVDPGPQPDRSAARGETAASGTSPERGDR
- a CDS encoding DUF418 domain-containing protein translates to MSSASETEKTGPTAPSDRIVGLDALRGFALLGILLINVWVFSMPETTLSNPTIYGDFTGGNYWAWFVGHVFAQQKFITIFTILFGGGVVLFTRNVERRDGPVFELYVRRSGWLVAFGLAHAYLLWYGDILVAYGVCAFVVVLFRDHDPRTLAIAGVALLSVPSLIEVIAAVTAEPATVASSWQPAESALRAEVETYRSGWLTQMEHRVPAALRRQTTGLLGYTGWRVSGSMLLGMALFKWGVLTNERSAQFYRRLVAIGGAIGLAAVLAGVRYIQANDWSVEAALFWRQFNYWGSVPLALAYVGIVMLYCKRRPDGVVTRSLAAVGRTAFSNYILQTVLATSIFYGHGLGLFGRMSRLELYGIVVVIWAVQVPLSVLWLRYFRYGPLEWIWRVLTYESMQPLRAAGADEADE
- a CDS encoding DUF7561 family protein gives rise to the protein MAKDSCDGCGRTVTVAGGIANIWTFGEDTGKGTAMTLEFEDGSEHLLCYPCIEALPDYPSAADVDRLEEVDETTSRHVGP
- a CDS encoding YkgJ family cysteine cluster protein, producing the protein MELNCEGCAACCMDWRPLLEEFDEGDGVDRERRDRSGRRPFRDSDGDGGDGRDPLDDDPNFVPLTRDEVRGFLDDGMAGALTPRFWHTRDGDEGVEIDGHTLAAVAGRPAFFVGLRKPPKPVAPFGREPTWLPACVFLDPETLQCRIHGDDRYPAECRAYPAHNLALEHETECERVEATVDRGTERLVSDEVDVDADSDGLLLGTQAIGEKLFCHPGPDALEGTIRRIAAGEPTAADRAECLAVAAASSPGTLATSDYHYEEAKERVLESVPDADEGDGNASWVGHAIREWHRRADDVGERETEEGPADLAAAVELSRGAPETPGWDALE
- a CDS encoding DUF7530 family protein, giving the protein MTDATEPHDLDYGETWVYESLLGTVPGLNVSGRTAIALQFVGFEVAILLVAAVYDLRAAIVPGTVAVLVATIGSWLMLRFSHVVRDLPTPQEYRRLLFGSSIDVVLGVLAFVALVTYLFVIDPRGAGLEGTLLVDLFGIDPPPIAVALALLVLWDVVYRIGTCWWASVVGLWRSLVYEFEPNVSRRYRRVDAINVVFAAVQLLLVPFVVEQPVLLVVLVGHVVAVAVVTLLAIGFQR
- a CDS encoding chemotaxis protein CheC; the protein is MEIDVQSLKTYNELARDGGESAAEALAELTGIETRVEVTDVSLLSSADLEYEFDGREFAGIDVSLGEPLSGTTVLAFDAEGRETIARELVPNAGRDGPADPELTESAIVEAGNIMVNGFVGGWADHLETKVEVSPPEYVEGTGIAVFPEDLTDDEYVVVFRTRVDAVGEDVSFRMLLFPELESLERLLDTRVDDSSAVPTGRGRIPFEKLEVFSEMTEHGSTKAADNVSDMTQLSTAVEVNRLRFVPLSDVPAHVSDRRRVGTVVQFDGAPSGHLAILFDPGAARTAVGALPFVDLESDRADGAEIEWAGRRREALEELGNVIASGFIDGWANVLETSIEHSPPAFVDDMGSSIVSPIIADVGREENYAFLLDSAIRIGDSDALQCQLFAVPRPAELESALDELLVERADETDADPDDLF